One genomic segment of bacterium includes these proteins:
- a CDS encoding SO_0444 family Cu/Zn efflux transporter — protein MLDFFASWLTATWSIVFSSAPYLLLGFFVAGLISQFLPLTLIEKRLAQPGATSVFWATVFGLPLPLCSCSVIPVGTALRQKGASRGATAAFLISTPEIGVDSFILSLGLLGLPLTLIRVVAAFCTAFVVGFFIDKTSEANVTRSGPGVDADPACCEGHLGKSKLKVLEQPLLVQAISANFSSRLFSAFRYGFIDLPKDLFKVLAVGFVLAGLFSVLVPDDFFLGFSNVLAVLLMLALSFPLYVCATSATPLAAVLLAKGLPPAAVIVFLLAGPASNITTMGAVRKFLGKKALLLYLIGVSTMTLITASIVGSFFDLKIPHLLSTDREIHHH, from the coding sequence ATGCTTGATTTTTTTGCTTCATGGCTAACTGCGACCTGGTCAATTGTCTTTAGTAGTGCCCCGTATTTACTGCTAGGCTTCTTCGTGGCGGGGCTGATTTCTCAATTTTTACCACTAACTTTAATTGAAAAAAGACTTGCGCAGCCTGGAGCTACTTCAGTTTTTTGGGCGACTGTCTTTGGATTGCCGCTGCCGCTTTGCTCCTGTAGCGTGATTCCAGTTGGAACAGCGCTACGCCAAAAAGGTGCAAGTCGCGGTGCGACCGCGGCATTCTTGATTAGCACTCCAGAAATTGGCGTGGATTCATTTATCCTGAGTTTAGGGCTTTTAGGCCTACCGCTGACGCTGATTCGAGTCGTTGCCGCATTTTGCACAGCCTTTGTCGTTGGGTTTTTTATCGATAAAACTAGTGAGGCGAATGTCACTCGATCAGGTCCTGGAGTAGATGCAGATCCAGCTTGCTGTGAGGGACACCTTGGTAAATCAAAACTAAAAGTGCTTGAGCAACCCTTACTTGTTCAGGCAATCTCGGCAAATTTTAGTTCACGTTTGTTTTCGGCATTCCGTTATGGATTTATTGATCTACCTAAAGATTTGTTTAAAGTGTTAGCAGTTGGCTTTGTTCTTGCTGGGCTTTTTAGCGTGCTTGTTCCAGATGATTTCTTTTTGGGATTTTCTAACGTGCTTGCGGTGTTACTGATGCTAGCTTTATCCTTTCCCTTATATGTATGTGCAACTTCTGCTACGCCCCTAGCAGCTGTTTTACTAGCCAAAGGGCTTCCTCCGGCGGCGGTGATTGTATTTTTACTTGCTGGTCCAGCTTCAAATATCACTACAATGGGAGCTGTGCGAAAGTTCCTCGGGAAAAAGGCGCTTTTGCTTTATCTCATTGGGGTTTCGACGATGACTTTGATAACTGCCTCAATTGTTGGAAGTTTTTTTGATCTAAAAATTCCTCATTTACTGTCTACGGATCGGGAAATTCATCATCATTAA
- a CDS encoding trypsin-like peptidase domain-containing protein codes for MNKRLFIFCLLLIAYISYTLGQSNLIDNKPITPAIAQNSQTLAPRTTDEQSVIDAYKKYNEAVVNISTRAERMDIFGPVASEGAGSGAIIDSEKGYVITNFHVLEGAEQVSVSLASGEVTEVKVIGADPDNDLALLQMLNPPKDLQAIPLGDSAALEVGQRVIAIGNPFGLERTLTTGIISSLGRSIRAESGRMIQQIIQTDASINPGNSGGPLLDAAGRMIGVNTAIISPTGQSAGIGFAIPVNQVKNAIPQLIRYGKVLRPRIGVMVADHRAGLLVLNVQDGSPAEKAGIKGARKVYRQGPFLRVIDDIANADFIVAVNDKKVNSKSEFLDALDTAQMQQQIKIKVRSGRTERELELAPVYE; via the coding sequence ATGAATAAAAGACTATTTATCTTTTGCCTGCTCCTCATTGCTTACATCTCCTACACTCTAGGACAGAGTAACCTCATCGACAATAAGCCAATAACTCCAGCAATTGCTCAGAATTCACAAACTTTAGCACCACGCACTACTGATGAACAATCAGTGATTGATGCCTATAAAAAATACAATGAAGCTGTGGTCAATATCAGCACTCGTGCGGAGCGCATGGATATCTTTGGGCCAGTAGCCTCTGAAGGCGCAGGGTCTGGGGCAATTATCGATAGTGAAAAGGGCTATGTGATCACAAACTTTCACGTGCTGGAGGGTGCAGAGCAAGTCAGCGTTTCTCTTGCTTCGGGAGAAGTTACTGAGGTTAAGGTTATTGGCGCAGACCCTGATAACGATCTAGCACTCTTACAAATGTTAAATCCTCCTAAAGACCTTCAAGCCATTCCTCTTGGTGATTCAGCGGCACTTGAAGTTGGACAACGTGTAATTGCAATCGGCAATCCCTTTGGTCTTGAGCGCACTCTGACAACTGGAATTATCTCCAGCTTGGGCCGAAGCATTCGTGCTGAGAGTGGAAGAATGATTCAGCAAATCATCCAGACCGATGCTTCAATTAATCCGGGAAATTCGGGAGGCCCGCTACTTGATGCAGCAGGAAGAATGATTGGCGTGAACACTGCAATCATCAGCCCTACGGGACAAAGTGCAGGCATTGGCTTTGCCATTCCAGTAAACCAAGTTAAAAACGCCATTCCACAGCTGATTCGCTACGGTAAGGTGCTCCGTCCACGGATTGGCGTGATGGTTGCCGACCACCGTGCAGGCTTGCTTGTTTTGAACGTTCAAGACGGAAGTCCCGCAGAAAAAGCAGGCATTAAGGGGGCGCGCAAAGTTTATCGCCAGGGGCCATTTTTAAGAGTGATCGATGATATTGCTAATGCCGATTTCATTGTTGCGGTGAATGACAAAAAGGTTAATTCAAAATCTGAATTTTTGGATGCATTGGATACTGCGCAAATGCAACAGCAGATTAAAATCAAGGTTCGCAGTGGTCGTACTGAACGTGAACTAGAATTAGCTCCAGTTTATGAATAA
- the mutL gene encoding DNA mismatch repair endonuclease MutL: MNNQVVQHSVAPQIRILDDLVINQIAAGEVVERPYSVAKELIENSLDAGATDIKVVVANGGLSSLEVIDNGCGINAAEARLALTRHATSKIQSTSDLAAINTLGFRGEALSSIASVAELRLQTRTAQAPEGIEINLEGGREVAAAQALSLPVGTRIRVNRIFFNTPARKKFLKSERTELAHIKTLVLDYACVYPQVRFTIVADGEEVTHAAPALDFVTRVKDLELAGSDPIYCKETNAKNGYQVEALLSKPLENVPTAQKLRLFVNGRSVRDKLLLSAVRDGYGQYLKPGRYPLGALALTLPTDLVDVNVHPQKSEVRFVDSRSVFLAVSRAIKTALSAVPALESLETSTNFTSRQADLGDFSYPLTTKQRLAEQIPVIFSERSSRSAENFSQPVGDFPSLAACNLSVASDLSSETHDLLPEQILTAEQRSFHAEAINLGTLRFRFIGQIFKCFLLFEGQDEFLVIDAHAAHERIRFVELREQYAAGRMRSQLLLIPEEVAVPDEENPQAIISAITKLGFEADVFGPNTILVRALPAILARSSAREILEDLFESSAWSGMGGVALETGISTRIDQILTRIACHSSVRSGRVLEPSEAHQLLIDITRAESSAFCPHGRPVLKSFSKTDLEAFFGRDYKS; the protein is encoded by the coding sequence ATGAATAATCAAGTAGTTCAGCACAGCGTAGCTCCTCAGATTAGAATCCTCGACGATTTAGTAATTAACCAAATCGCCGCAGGTGAGGTTGTGGAGCGGCCCTATTCCGTGGCTAAAGAGTTAATCGAAAATTCGCTTGATGCTGGAGCAACTGATATTAAAGTTGTTGTCGCTAATGGCGGGCTTAGCTCGCTTGAAGTAATCGACAATGGTTGCGGCATTAACGCTGCTGAAGCACGCTTGGCGCTTACTCGCCATGCCACTTCAAAAATTCAATCAACTTCTGACCTTGCCGCAATTAATACCTTAGGCTTTCGTGGCGAAGCGCTTTCTTCGATTGCTTCCGTGGCGGAATTACGACTCCAAACTCGCACAGCTCAAGCACCAGAGGGCATTGAAATTAATCTTGAGGGGGGTCGAGAAGTTGCTGCCGCACAAGCATTGTCGCTCCCGGTCGGAACGCGAATCCGCGTCAATCGCATATTTTTTAATACCCCAGCGCGGAAAAAATTTCTTAAAAGTGAACGCACCGAGCTTGCACATATTAAAACTTTGGTGCTTGATTATGCCTGCGTCTATCCACAAGTGCGCTTCACGATTGTTGCTGATGGCGAAGAAGTAACTCATGCTGCTCCAGCGCTTGATTTTGTTACGCGCGTTAAAGATTTAGAGCTTGCTGGCTCAGACCCAATTTACTGCAAAGAAACAAATGCGAAAAATGGCTACCAAGTTGAAGCACTCTTAAGTAAGCCGCTAGAAAATGTACCAACTGCGCAAAAACTCAGGCTCTTTGTGAATGGTCGCAGTGTGCGGGATAAGCTTTTGCTTTCTGCTGTGCGTGACGGTTACGGGCAATATCTGAAGCCTGGCCGCTACCCACTCGGAGCACTGGCCTTAACTTTACCGACCGATCTGGTGGATGTAAATGTTCATCCACAGAAATCAGAAGTGCGTTTTGTTGATTCGCGGAGTGTATTTCTTGCTGTATCACGTGCAATTAAGACTGCTTTAAGCGCAGTGCCGGCCCTAGAGTCATTAGAGACAAGCACAAATTTTACTAGTCGGCAGGCAGATCTGGGTGATTTTAGTTATCCTCTAACGACTAAGCAAAGGCTTGCGGAGCAAATCCCTGTTATTTTTTCTGAAAGAAGTTCTAGAAGTGCAGAAAATTTTAGTCAGCCGGTAGGCGATTTTCCCTCTCTAGCAGCATGCAATCTATCAGTAGCTTCAGATCTAAGTAGCGAGACGCACGACCTACTGCCTGAGCAAATACTAACTGCCGAGCAGCGCTCTTTTCATGCCGAGGCGATTAACCTTGGAACTTTGCGCTTTCGCTTCATTGGCCAAATTTTTAAATGCTTTCTACTATTTGAGGGGCAGGATGAGTTTCTTGTGATTGATGCTCACGCCGCTCACGAGCGGATTCGTTTTGTCGAACTCAGGGAACAGTATGCAGCTGGGCGAATGCGCTCACAATTATTATTAATCCCCGAAGAAGTTGCGGTTCCCGATGAGGAAAACCCACAGGCAATTATCAGCGCCATTACAAAACTTGGGTTCGAAGCCGATGTTTTCGGTCCCAATACAATTTTGGTTCGCGCACTACCGGCGATTCTTGCGCGCTCTTCAGCGCGGGAAATCCTTGAAGATCTCTTTGAATCAAGCGCTTGGTCGGGTATGGGTGGAGTGGCCTTAGAAACTGGAATTTCCACTCGCATTGATCAAATTTTAACACGCATCGCCTGTCATAGCTCGGTGCGTAGTGGAAGAGTCTTAGAGCCAAGCGAGGCGCATCAACTGCTGATTGATATCACTCGCGCCGAATCTTCAGCCTTTTGTCCCCATGGACGACCCGTCTTAAAAAGCTTTTCTAAGACTGATCTCGAAGCATTTTTTGGGCGAGATTATAAATCATAG
- the miaA gene encoding tRNA (adenosine(37)-N6)-dimethylallyltransferase MiaA produces MKRTALVITGPTASGKSALAEALCEKFNAQLINADAVQIYQGFDIGSAKPDAKTRERYKLLSVLSPDEQISAGKFRELCLAELEATWQRKKLPIVVGGSGLYLRALLSPFFNEAEIGENQLNTAEKTVLEIEERFAIDCPTRHEFSEKMHEFLAAKDPVRAASLDPHDLKRIRRSLILSFAAKTSFNEVANTTNTKADLNALVVALLPDREALYQRIESRVDQMLESGLINEVQGLIDRWGRKIKPLEAIGYKEVLQYLDEKISKDEMLELIKKHSRNFAKRQLTWWRHQPQTLGWEIVTENLQLVNLNSKVDFEKFLLRELEIISAADRRAGENILRYQGVSAFGEELF; encoded by the coding sequence ATGAAAAGAACAGCTCTTGTGATCACCGGCCCGACTGCTTCTGGTAAGAGCGCTTTAGCGGAGGCGCTTTGTGAGAAATTTAATGCTCAGCTGATTAATGCAGATGCTGTGCAAATCTATCAAGGCTTTGATATCGGGAGTGCAAAGCCCGACGCGAAAACTAGAGAGCGCTATAAATTACTTTCTGTCTTAAGCCCAGACGAGCAGATCAGTGCTGGGAAATTCCGAGAATTATGCTTAGCCGAGCTTGAAGCGACTTGGCAGCGCAAAAAATTACCGATTGTTGTCGGTGGATCGGGACTCTACCTGCGGGCTCTTTTAAGCCCTTTTTTTAATGAGGCCGAGATTGGCGAAAATCAACTTAACACAGCTGAAAAAACAGTACTTGAGATTGAAGAGCGTTTTGCGATTGATTGCCCGACCCGCCATGAATTTAGTGAAAAAATGCACGAATTCTTAGCGGCAAAGGATCCTGTGCGCGCAGCAAGTCTTGACCCACATGATTTAAAGCGCATCCGACGTTCCTTGATTTTAAGCTTTGCAGCAAAAACTTCATTTAACGAAGTAGCAAATACGACAAATACCAAAGCAGATCTCAATGCTCTTGTTGTGGCCTTGCTGCCGGATCGCGAAGCTTTATACCAACGGATTGAGAGCCGTGTGGATCAAATGCTTGAGTCCGGCTTGATCAACGAAGTTCAAGGATTAATTGACCGGTGGGGGCGAAAGATTAAACCGCTCGAAGCGATTGGCTACAAAGAAGTGCTACAGTATTTGGACGAGAAAATTTCAAAAGATGAAATGCTTGAACTGATCAAAAAACATTCACGCAATTTTGCTAAGCGCCAGCTGACTTGGTGGCGGCATCAGCCGCAAACACTTGGCTGGGAGATCGTCACTGAAAATTTGCAGCTAGTAAACTTAAACTCTAAGGTCGATTTTGAAAAATTTTTACTGCGGGAACTCGAAATTATCTCCGCAGCGGATCGTCGAGCAGGGGAAAATATCCTTAGATATCAAGGGGTTAGCGCCTTCGGGGAAGAGTTGTTTTGA
- the mscL gene encoding large conductance mechanosensitive channel protein MscL: MLQEFKDFAVKGNAIDMAVGIIIGGAFGKIVSSLVSDIIMPPIGKLLGQVNFTDLYINLSDKTYSSLAEAQKAGAATLNYGNFLQVLVDFLIIAWVIFMLVRMMNKMKAPAPAPATPPAPPEDVQLLREIRDLLKR, from the coding sequence ATGCTTCAAGAATTTAAAGATTTTGCCGTTAAGGGGAACGCCATTGATATGGCTGTTGGTATCATTATCGGTGGGGCTTTTGGTAAAATTGTAAGTTCACTAGTGAGCGACATTATCATGCCACCAATTGGAAAACTTCTGGGGCAAGTCAATTTTACGGATCTCTACATTAACCTTTCGGATAAGACCTATAGTTCTCTTGCTGAAGCGCAGAAAGCTGGAGCTGCGACTTTAAACTACGGAAATTTTCTCCAAGTTTTAGTTGATTTCTTAATTATTGCTTGGGTGATTTTTATGTTGGTGCGAATGATGAATAAGATGAAAGCACCTGCGCCAGCTCCAGCAACTCCACCGGCACCGCCTGAGGATGTGCAGTTACTTCGTGAAATTCGCGATCTTTTAAAACGTTAA
- the thiD gene encoding bifunctional hydroxymethylpyrimidine kinase/phosphomethylpyrimidine kinase yields MHPVALTIAGSDSGAGAGIQADLKTFSALGVYGVTAITAVTSQNTCAVTAVHNLPIEHIISQLQALYADFSIHAAKTGMLSTAEIIAAVAQAIKTQGPKSYILDPVCVATSGAKLIEPNALSVLKSELFPLAEIITPNLPEAAYLLGFDEEVLANEPKAALAALHALGARAVLLKGGHATGDLAVDYFSDGTSVFELSLPRIKTKNTHGTGCSLAAAITALRAKGKSLEEAVRGAKQFVFNALKASSERNLGQGFGPIDHFFERS; encoded by the coding sequence ATGCATCCAGTTGCGCTTACAATCGCTGGTTCTGACAGCGGGGCGGGCGCAGGAATTCAAGCCGACTTAAAAACATTTTCTGCACTTGGTGTATACGGAGTCACTGCAATTACTGCAGTGACTTCGCAAAACACTTGTGCGGTGACAGCAGTCCACAATTTGCCAATTGAACATATCATCAGCCAATTGCAGGCGCTTTATGCTGATTTCTCAATTCATGCAGCAAAAACTGGGATGCTGAGTACTGCTGAAATTATTGCTGCTGTTGCACAGGCAATTAAGACGCAGGGTCCAAAGTCTTACATTTTAGATCCAGTTTGCGTGGCCACGAGTGGCGCTAAATTAATTGAGCCCAACGCACTCTCGGTGCTTAAATCCGAACTCTTTCCATTGGCTGAAATCATTACCCCAAATCTTCCAGAAGCGGCTTATTTGCTTGGTTTTGATGAGGAAGTGCTAGCAAATGAGCCAAAAGCAGCGCTTGCAGCTTTGCACGCCCTTGGTGCAAGGGCAGTTTTACTTAAAGGTGGACATGCCACTGGGGATTTAGCTGTAGATTATTTTTCAGACGGCACAAGCGTTTTCGAACTTTCTTTGCCACGGATTAAAACCAAAAATACTCACGGAACTGGCTGCAGCTTAGCTGCTGCAATCACAGCACTACGTGCTAAGGGTAAGTCACTTGAAGAAGCAGTGCGTGGAGCCAAGCAGTTTGTTTTTAACGCACTTAAAGCTTCAAGCGAAAGAAATTTAGGACAGGGCTTTGGTCCGATCGATCACTTCTTTGAACGAAGCTAA
- a CDS encoding acetyl-CoA carboxylase carboxyltransferase subunit alpha, producing MDFSQFLDFEQPVVELEQQISRLRVEVEGGDHSRIAEMERLERKLEKTRSDVYDNLTAYQRVRLCRHFLRPFTLDYVARFIEDFTELHGDRAFADDGAIVGGIGKINNEPVMVVGHQRGRTTQERIARNFGMPQPEGNRKAQRLFKLAEKFKLPLLLFIDTQGAYPGLEAEERGQAESIARSLIVLAGLKTPIVSIVIGEGGSGGALALGVCDRLLMMENATYSVITPEGCAAILWGKSEAENVGEYAKVAAESLKVTAQSLLETAIVDEIVKEPPGGAHRDHDQAALLLEQVIIKHLNDLKRYSATELVEKRYQKYRSIGAS from the coding sequence TTGGACTTTAGTCAGTTTCTCGACTTTGAACAGCCTGTTGTTGAATTAGAACAGCAGATTTCAAGATTACGCGTAGAAGTGGAAGGGGGCGATCATAGTAGGATTGCCGAGATGGAACGTTTAGAGCGCAAACTCGAAAAAACGCGTTCTGATGTTTATGACAACCTTACCGCTTATCAGCGCGTGCGTCTGTGCCGGCACTTTTTACGACCCTTTACGCTGGACTATGTTGCGCGTTTTATCGAAGATTTTACGGAGCTCCACGGTGACCGAGCGTTTGCTGATGATGGAGCAATTGTCGGTGGAATCGGCAAAATCAATAATGAGCCTGTGATGGTTGTTGGCCACCAACGTGGACGAACTACTCAAGAGCGAATTGCCCGGAACTTTGGCATGCCTCAGCCGGAAGGTAATCGTAAGGCGCAGCGACTTTTTAAGCTTGCTGAGAAGTTTAAATTACCGCTCTTATTATTTATCGACACCCAAGGAGCATATCCTGGGCTTGAAGCTGAAGAACGTGGTCAGGCAGAATCGATTGCGCGCAGCTTAATTGTGCTTGCAGGATTAAAGACGCCGATCGTTTCGATTGTAATTGGTGAGGGTGGCAGCGGCGGAGCTTTGGCCTTAGGTGTTTGCGATCGATTGCTCATGATGGAAAATGCAACTTACTCAGTGATTACGCCAGAGGGCTGTGCTGCAATACTTTGGGGTAAAAGCGAGGCGGAAAATGTTGGCGAATATGCCAAGGTTGCTGCCGAGTCACTTAAAGTAACTGCGCAGTCATTGCTTGAAACTGCGATTGTCGACGAAATTGTTAAGGAGCCGCCGGGCGGGGCACATCGTGACCACGACCAAGCAGCATTGCTCCTCGAGCAAGTGATTATTAAGCACTTAAATGACCTCAAACGCTATAGCGCCACAGAGTTAGTGGAAAAGCGTTACCAGAAGTACCGCAGCATTGGAGCATCCTAG
- a CDS encoding Rrf2 family transcriptional regulator has protein sequence MRITQWGEYGLHFALLIAELEKAGRPTVHAPELAESLKIQLEYAQQILQRLRKGGIITSVRGPHGGYKLSRSAAEINLRDVLIAAEGETFEIICDTKPLDKNWCRASGGCSLGHVWHELKTHVDSFLTDRTLDKLLSEGSMRPPAAIIPMPLAKEFKGEI, from the coding sequence ATGAGAATCACACAGTGGGGAGAATACGGGCTGCACTTTGCCCTCTTAATTGCTGAACTAGAAAAGGCTGGCCGCCCAACGGTGCACGCCCCTGAACTGGCAGAGAGTCTCAAAATTCAACTCGAATACGCGCAGCAGATTTTACAGCGCCTGAGAAAAGGCGGAATCATCACCAGCGTGCGTGGCCCGCATGGTGGATACAAACTAAGCCGTTCTGCCGCTGAGATTAACCTACGCGATGTTTTAATTGCTGCAGAAGGTGAAACTTTTGAAATTATTTGCGACACTAAGCCGCTCGATAAGAATTGGTGCCGTGCCTCAGGGGGCTGTAGCCTGGGCCATGTTTGGCACGAATTAAAAACCCATGTAGACTCGTTTTTAACTGACCGCACACTGGATAAGCTTTTAAGTGAAGGCTCGATGCGACCACCAGCGGCAATTATCCCTATGCCGCTTGCTAAAGAATTTAAGGGCGAAATCTAA
- the infA gene encoding translation initiation factor IF-1, with the protein MGKDDQIELDGVVKECFPNTTFRVQCENGHELLAYLAGKMRRFYIRVLPGDHVRVQISPYDLTRGRIIRRYKQPPGASTENTEFEEL; encoded by the coding sequence ATGGGTAAAGACGATCAGATAGAACTTGATGGCGTTGTTAAAGAGTGCTTTCCGAATACAACTTTTCGCGTCCAGTGCGAAAACGGCCACGAACTATTAGCTTATTTAGCGGGCAAAATGCGGCGTTTTTATATTCGCGTGCTGCCAGGGGATCATGTGCGTGTGCAAATTTCTCCTTATGATTTAACGCGTGGACGTATTATCCGACGTTATAAACAGCCTCCCGGAGCATCCACTGAGAACACTGAGTTTGAAGAGCTTTAA
- a CDS encoding ACT domain-containing protein: MGAILAEKDLTQLLKNLSPRLIPGDFVFLTVQEDEVAEFGKTPLALFREEEAVTIVIERSFVDRSKRYLSQPIWALITLTVNSDLEAVGLIAAVSNALKAQEIPVNVFSAFFHDHLFVPKSRAKEALEVLQGL; encoded by the coding sequence ATAGGCGCAATTTTGGCTGAAAAAGATTTAACGCAGTTACTTAAAAACCTGTCCCCGCGGCTTATCCCCGGGGACTTTGTTTTTTTAACAGTCCAAGAAGATGAAGTTGCTGAATTTGGCAAAACCCCGCTGGCCTTATTTCGTGAAGAAGAAGCTGTGACCATAGTGATTGAGCGCAGCTTCGTAGACCGTTCCAAGCGTTATTTATCACAGCCCATTTGGGCCTTAATTACTTTAACTGTTAACTCAGATCTAGAAGCTGTTGGCTTGATTGCTGCTGTGAGTAATGCGCTTAAAGCGCAAGAAATTCCCGTAAACGTATTTTCTGCTTTTTTCCACGATCACCTTTTTGTGCCGAAATCCAGAGCTAAAGAAGCTTTAGAGGTTTTGCAAGGGCTATAG
- the rfaE2 gene encoding D-glycero-beta-D-manno-heptose 1-phosphate adenylyltransferase: MTDKSNVLDSIAKSRSGKASAKARVVFTNGCFDILHVGHIRYLAEAKKLGDLLVVGLNSDASTKRLKGAARPVVTESERAEMLLALRAVDFVVTFDEDTPLELIQEIRPDFLVKGGDWTPDKIVGADFVQSYGGKVLSIPFHPGHSTTGLVEKIKKL, translated from the coding sequence ATGACTGATAAATCAAACGTACTGGACAGTATCGCAAAATCTCGTTCTGGCAAAGCTAGCGCTAAAGCAAGGGTAGTTTTTACAAACGGCTGTTTTGATATTTTACATGTTGGTCACATCCGTTATTTGGCGGAAGCTAAAAAGCTTGGTGATCTTCTGGTCGTTGGCTTGAATAGCGATGCCTCAACCAAGCGCTTAAAGGGTGCTGCTCGACCAGTTGTGACTGAGTCAGAGCGAGCAGAGATGCTTTTAGCGCTTCGTGCGGTGGATTTTGTCGTGACCTTTGATGAAGATACGCCGCTTGAATTAATTCAAGAGATCCGTCCTGATTTTCTTGTCAAAGGTGGCGACTGGACACCGGACAAAATAGTTGGTGCAGATTTCGTGCAAAGTTATGGCGGAAAGGTCCTTTCCATTCCTTTTCATCCTGGACACTCAACCACGGGACTAGTCGAGAAAATTAAAAAATTATAA